The following proteins are encoded in a genomic region of Rattus rattus isolate New Zealand chromosome 2, Rrattus_CSIRO_v1, whole genome shotgun sequence:
- the Tnfaip3 gene encoding tumor necrosis factor alpha-induced protein 3 isoform X2 has protein sequence MAEQLLPQALYLSNMRKAVKIRERTPEDIFKPSNGIIHHFKTMHRYTLEMFRTCQFCPQFREIIHKALIDRSVQASLESQKKLNWCREVRKLVALKTNGDGNCLMHAACQYMWGVQDTDLVLRKALCSTLKETDTRNFKFRWQLESLKSQEFVETGLCYDTRNWNDEWDNLVKMASADTPAARSGLQYNSLEEIHIFVLSNILRRPIIVISDKMLRSLESGSNFAPLKVGGIYLPLHWPAQECYRYPIVLGYDSQHFVPLVTLKDSGPEIRAVPLVNRERGRFEDLKVHFLTDPEHEMKEKLLKEYLMVLEIPVQGWDHGTTHLINAAKLDEANLPKEINLVDDYFELVQHEYKKWQENSDQGRRGAHAQNPLEASTPQLSLMDIKCETPNCPFFMSVNTQPLCHECSERRQKNQSKLPKLNSKLGPEGGLPAVGLGSSNWNPEETAGGPHSAPPTAPSLFLFSETTAMKCRSPGCPFTLNVQHNGFCERCHNARQMSASHTADPGKCQACLQDVTRTFNGICSTCFKRTTAEPTSSLTSSVPPSCHQRSKSDPSQLIQSLTPHSCHRTGNAVPSGYLSQTSRTPADRTGTSKCRKAGCMYFGTPENKGFCTLCFIEYRENKQSVTASGKAASSSPRFQNNIPCLGRECGTLGSTMFEGYCQKCFIEAQNQRFHEAKRPEEQLRSSQRREMPRTTQGASRPKCARASCKNILACRSEELCMECQHLSQRIASFAHRGEPTPEEPPKQRCRAPACDHFGNAKCNGYCNECYQFKQMYG, from the exons ATGGCTGAACAACTTCTTCCTCAGGCTTTGTATTTGAGCAATATGAGAAAAGCGGTGAAGATACGAGAGAGAACCCCAGAAGACATTTTCAAGCCTAGCAACGGGATCATCCACCATTTTAAAACCATGCACCGGTACACACTGGAGATGTTCAGAACATGTCAGTTTTGCCCACAGTTCCGAGAGATCATCCACAAAGCACTTATTGACAGAAGCGTCCAGGCTTCTctggaaagccagaagaagcTCAACTGGTGTCGTGAAGTCAGGAAGCTCGTGGCTCTGAAAACCAACG GTGATGGAAACTGCCTCATGCATGCAGCCTGTCAGTATATGTGGGGTGTCCAGGATACTGACTTGGTCCTGAGGAAGGCCCTCTGCAGCACCCTTAAGGAGACAGACACTCGGAATTTTAAGTTCCGCTGGCAGCTGGAATCGCTGAAATCTCAGGAGTTTGTGGAGACGGGACTTTGCTACGACACTCGG AACTGGAATGACGAATGGGACAACTTGGTCAAAATGGCCTCAGCAGACACACCAGCAGCCCGGAGTGGACTTCAGTACAATTCCCTGGAAGAAATCCACATATTTGTCCTCAGCAACATCCTCAGAAGACCCATCATTGTCATCTCAG ACAAAATGCTAAGAAGTTTGGAATCAGGTTCCAATTTTGCTCCTTTGAAAGTGGgtgggatctacctgcctctccacTGGCCTGCGCAGGAATGTTACAGATATCCCATTGTCCTTGGCTACGACAGTCAGCACTTTGTACccctggtgaccctgaaggaCAGTGGCCCTG aaatTCGAGCTGTTCCACTTGTTAACAGAGAGCGGGGTAGGTTTGAAGACTTGAAGGTTCACTTTTTGACAGACCCTGAACATGAGATGAAGGAAAAGCTTCTCAAGGAGTACTTGATGGTGCTGGAGATCCCGGTGCAAGGCTGGGACCACGGCACGACTCACCTGATCAATGCTGCCAA GTTAGATGAAGCTAACCTACCCAAAGAAATAAATCTGGTAGACGACTACTTCGAGCTTGTTCAGCACGAATACAAGAAGTGGCAGGAAAACAGCGATCAGGGCAGGAGAGGGGCGCATGCGCAGAACCCTTTGGAGGCTTCCACACCCCAGCTATCACTCATGGATATAAAATGTGAGACGCCCAACTGTCCTTTCTTCATGTCCGTCAACACTCAGCCTTTATGCCACGAGTGCTCGGAGAGGCGTCAAAAGAACCAGAGCAAACTCCCAAAGCTGAACTCGAAGCTGGGCCCTGAGGGAGGACTCCCAGCGGTGGGACTTGGCTCCTCGAACTGGAACCCCGAGGAAACAGCTGGAGGCCCCCATTCGGCCCCACCCACGGCCCCCAGCCTTTTCCTGTTCAGTGAGACCACTGCAATGAAGTGCAGGAGCCCAGGGTGCCCTTTCACGCTGAACGTGCAACACAACGGATTCTGTGAGCGTTGTCACAACGCGCGGCAGATGAGCGCCAGCCACACCGCGGACCCCGGTAAGTGCCAAGCCTGCCTTCAGGATGTCACTCGGACGTTTAACGGCATCTGTAGTACCTGTTTCAAAAGGACTACggcagagcccacctccagcctcACTTCCAGTGTCCCTCCCTCCTGTCACCAGCGCTCCAAGTCTGACCCCTCACAACTCATCCAAAGTCTCACCCCACACTCTTGCCACCGAACTGGAAATGCCGTCCCCTCTGGCTACCTTTCCCAGACATCACGGACTCCAGCAGACAGAACTGGGACAAGCAAGTGCAGAAAAGCTGGCTGCATGTATTTTGGGACTCCGGAAAACAAGGGCTTTTGCACGCTATGTTTCATCgaatacagagaaaataaac AGTCTGTCACCGCCTCCGGGAAAGCAGCTTCCTCAAGCCCCAGATTCCAGAACAACATCCCGTGCCTGGGCAGGGAGTGTGGCACCCTGGGAAGCACCATGTTTGAAGGGTACTGTCAGAAGTGTTTCATTGAAGCTCAGAACCAGAGATTTCATGAAGCCAAAAGGCCTGAAGAACAACTG AGATCAAGCCAGCGTAGAGAAATGCCTCGAACCACACAGGGAGCCTCCAGGCCGAAGTGTGCCCGGGCCTCTTGCAAGAACATCCTGGCTTGTCGCAGTGAGGAACTCTGTATGGAGTGCCAGCACCTAAGCCAGCGAATAGCTTCTTTTGCCCACCGGGGTGAGCCCACTCCTGAAGAGCCCCCTAAACAGCGCTGCCGGGCCCCTGCTTGCGATCACTTTGGCAATGCCAAGTGTAATGGTTACTGCAATGAGTGCTACCAGTTCAAGCAGATGTACGGCTAA
- the Tnfaip3 gene encoding tumor necrosis factor alpha-induced protein 3 isoform X1, whose protein sequence is MTRSNTGVSCRQVYGSSVKGRLTEWAFPLPLQALSRTMAEQLLPQALYLSNMRKAVKIRERTPEDIFKPSNGIIHHFKTMHRYTLEMFRTCQFCPQFREIIHKALIDRSVQASLESQKKLNWCREVRKLVALKTNGDGNCLMHAACQYMWGVQDTDLVLRKALCSTLKETDTRNFKFRWQLESLKSQEFVETGLCYDTRNWNDEWDNLVKMASADTPAARSGLQYNSLEEIHIFVLSNILRRPIIVISDKMLRSLESGSNFAPLKVGGIYLPLHWPAQECYRYPIVLGYDSQHFVPLVTLKDSGPEIRAVPLVNRERGRFEDLKVHFLTDPEHEMKEKLLKEYLMVLEIPVQGWDHGTTHLINAAKLDEANLPKEINLVDDYFELVQHEYKKWQENSDQGRRGAHAQNPLEASTPQLSLMDIKCETPNCPFFMSVNTQPLCHECSERRQKNQSKLPKLNSKLGPEGGLPAVGLGSSNWNPEETAGGPHSAPPTAPSLFLFSETTAMKCRSPGCPFTLNVQHNGFCERCHNARQMSASHTADPGKCQACLQDVTRTFNGICSTCFKRTTAEPTSSLTSSVPPSCHQRSKSDPSQLIQSLTPHSCHRTGNAVPSGYLSQTSRTPADRTGTSKCRKAGCMYFGTPENKGFCTLCFIEYRENKQSVTASGKAASSSPRFQNNIPCLGRECGTLGSTMFEGYCQKCFIEAQNQRFHEAKRPEEQLRSSQRREMPRTTQGASRPKCARASCKNILACRSEELCMECQHLSQRIASFAHRGEPTPEEPPKQRCRAPACDHFGNAKCNGYCNECYQFKQMYG, encoded by the exons ATGACAAGATCAAACACTGGGGTTTCCTGCCGGCAGGTATATGGGAGCAGTGTAAAAGGCAGGCTAACGGAATGggcttttccccttcctcttcaggCCTTGTCGAGGACCATGGCTGAACAACTTCTTCCTCAGGCTTTGTATTTGAGCAATATGAGAAAAGCGGTGAAGATACGAGAGAGAACCCCAGAAGACATTTTCAAGCCTAGCAACGGGATCATCCACCATTTTAAAACCATGCACCGGTACACACTGGAGATGTTCAGAACATGTCAGTTTTGCCCACAGTTCCGAGAGATCATCCACAAAGCACTTATTGACAGAAGCGTCCAGGCTTCTctggaaagccagaagaagcTCAACTGGTGTCGTGAAGTCAGGAAGCTCGTGGCTCTGAAAACCAACG GTGATGGAAACTGCCTCATGCATGCAGCCTGTCAGTATATGTGGGGTGTCCAGGATACTGACTTGGTCCTGAGGAAGGCCCTCTGCAGCACCCTTAAGGAGACAGACACTCGGAATTTTAAGTTCCGCTGGCAGCTGGAATCGCTGAAATCTCAGGAGTTTGTGGAGACGGGACTTTGCTACGACACTCGG AACTGGAATGACGAATGGGACAACTTGGTCAAAATGGCCTCAGCAGACACACCAGCAGCCCGGAGTGGACTTCAGTACAATTCCCTGGAAGAAATCCACATATTTGTCCTCAGCAACATCCTCAGAAGACCCATCATTGTCATCTCAG ACAAAATGCTAAGAAGTTTGGAATCAGGTTCCAATTTTGCTCCTTTGAAAGTGGgtgggatctacctgcctctccacTGGCCTGCGCAGGAATGTTACAGATATCCCATTGTCCTTGGCTACGACAGTCAGCACTTTGTACccctggtgaccctgaaggaCAGTGGCCCTG aaatTCGAGCTGTTCCACTTGTTAACAGAGAGCGGGGTAGGTTTGAAGACTTGAAGGTTCACTTTTTGACAGACCCTGAACATGAGATGAAGGAAAAGCTTCTCAAGGAGTACTTGATGGTGCTGGAGATCCCGGTGCAAGGCTGGGACCACGGCACGACTCACCTGATCAATGCTGCCAA GTTAGATGAAGCTAACCTACCCAAAGAAATAAATCTGGTAGACGACTACTTCGAGCTTGTTCAGCACGAATACAAGAAGTGGCAGGAAAACAGCGATCAGGGCAGGAGAGGGGCGCATGCGCAGAACCCTTTGGAGGCTTCCACACCCCAGCTATCACTCATGGATATAAAATGTGAGACGCCCAACTGTCCTTTCTTCATGTCCGTCAACACTCAGCCTTTATGCCACGAGTGCTCGGAGAGGCGTCAAAAGAACCAGAGCAAACTCCCAAAGCTGAACTCGAAGCTGGGCCCTGAGGGAGGACTCCCAGCGGTGGGACTTGGCTCCTCGAACTGGAACCCCGAGGAAACAGCTGGAGGCCCCCATTCGGCCCCACCCACGGCCCCCAGCCTTTTCCTGTTCAGTGAGACCACTGCAATGAAGTGCAGGAGCCCAGGGTGCCCTTTCACGCTGAACGTGCAACACAACGGATTCTGTGAGCGTTGTCACAACGCGCGGCAGATGAGCGCCAGCCACACCGCGGACCCCGGTAAGTGCCAAGCCTGCCTTCAGGATGTCACTCGGACGTTTAACGGCATCTGTAGTACCTGTTTCAAAAGGACTACggcagagcccacctccagcctcACTTCCAGTGTCCCTCCCTCCTGTCACCAGCGCTCCAAGTCTGACCCCTCACAACTCATCCAAAGTCTCACCCCACACTCTTGCCACCGAACTGGAAATGCCGTCCCCTCTGGCTACCTTTCCCAGACATCACGGACTCCAGCAGACAGAACTGGGACAAGCAAGTGCAGAAAAGCTGGCTGCATGTATTTTGGGACTCCGGAAAACAAGGGCTTTTGCACGCTATGTTTCATCgaatacagagaaaataaac AGTCTGTCACCGCCTCCGGGAAAGCAGCTTCCTCAAGCCCCAGATTCCAGAACAACATCCCGTGCCTGGGCAGGGAGTGTGGCACCCTGGGAAGCACCATGTTTGAAGGGTACTGTCAGAAGTGTTTCATTGAAGCTCAGAACCAGAGATTTCATGAAGCCAAAAGGCCTGAAGAACAACTG AGATCAAGCCAGCGTAGAGAAATGCCTCGAACCACACAGGGAGCCTCCAGGCCGAAGTGTGCCCGGGCCTCTTGCAAGAACATCCTGGCTTGTCGCAGTGAGGAACTCTGTATGGAGTGCCAGCACCTAAGCCAGCGAATAGCTTCTTTTGCCCACCGGGGTGAGCCCACTCCTGAAGAGCCCCCTAAACAGCGCTGCCGGGCCCCTGCTTGCGATCACTTTGGCAATGCCAAGTGTAATGGTTACTGCAATGAGTGCTACCAGTTCAAGCAGATGTACGGCTAA